The proteins below are encoded in one region of Belonocnema kinseyi isolate 2016_QV_RU_SX_M_011 chromosome 1, B_treatae_v1, whole genome shotgun sequence:
- the LOC117176886 gene encoding uncharacterized protein LOC117176886, which yields MAQVDGLQIMKRKRRGVTNKRSDLATISKDFDIILLCETFLKPDKSFSINRDFNIIRSDRVANSRGGLAIAIRRVSVYRVPSVGGRISENTWKKLLESVNDVNPNNVLISGDFNSHHSLWGSTRVCQNGEALCTALDDLDFISLNNGKSTYVNRPNESPLILDLTFISPQLFTFCAHDNLFNIISWVLWTDSLGSDHFRVVPRLGISTPIACMDEAVTAGCPPSRPPKNVTHSKAEKNKYIPAPWWDAECDPAIEERKSALAACRRRRIEVNYTHLNKIEAKTRRILFRQTIQKLHSLAEEMLPPTVFFDSFPDNFQKNEFLETPFTESEIFTALTSPDIQSFYKASIAPTKKNKPTVREFEFAPSLAEESHEYYRHACDSHACERYVSQLRTHLSTRVMARRAKTEKEADKYPKR from the exons ATGGCACAGGTCGATGGTTTGCAAATTATGAAACGGAAAAGACGCGGCGTAACAAACAAAAGAAGTGATCTCGCAACTATTTCGAAGGACTTTGATATTATTTTACTGTGCGAAACATTTCTAAAGCCTGATAAATCATTCTCCATAAATAGAGATTTTAACATCATTAGATCTGACAGGGTTGCCAACAGCCGCGGTGGTTTGGCAATTGCAATTAGAAGGG TTTCTGTTTACAGGGTCCCCTCTGTCGGCGGAAGAATCTCAGaaaatacctggaaaaaacttTTAGAATCAGTGAACGATGTCAATCCGAATAACGTTCTTATTAGCGGGGATTTTAATTCACATCACAGTCTATGGGGTAGTACCCGGGTTTGTCAAAATGGCGAAGCACTTTGTACAGCCCTTGATGATTTAgactttatttctttaaataatgggAAGTCAACTTATGTTAATCGTCCAAATGAATCTCCCTTGATTCTGGACCTTACTTTTATAAGCCCTCAACTTTTTACCTTTTGTGCACATGAT AATCTTTTCAACATCATCTCTTGGGTACTTTGGACGGACTCTCTAGGAAGTGATCACTTCCGAGTGGTACCCCGTCTTGGTATCTCTACCCCAATAGCTTG TATGGATGAAGCAGTTACTGCGGGTTGTCCTCCCTCAAGACCTCCCAAAAACGTAACTCACTCTAAAgctgaaaaaaacaaatatatccCTGCTCCATGGTGGGATGCGGAATGTGATCCTGCAATTGAGGAAAGAAAGTCAGCATTGGCGGCCTGCAGGAGGCGCAGAATTGAAGTTAATTACACTCATCTAAATAAAATAGAAGCTAAAACTAGACGCATCTTGTTCAGACAGACGATTCAAAAACTCCATTCACTGGCTGAAGAGATGCTTCCACCAACGGTCTTCTTTGACTCCTTCCCTGACAACTTTCAGAAGAACGAGTTCCTAGAAACCCCGTTCACggaatctgaaatttttacagCCTTAACTTCA CCGGATATACAAAGCTTTTATAAAGCAAGTATAGCGCCTACGAAGAAAAATAAGCCGACAGTTCGAGAGTTCGAGTTCGCACCATCCCTAGCGGAAGAATCG cacGAATATTACCGTCATGCGTGCGACTCTCATGCGTGCGAGCGATATGTATCGCAATTGAGGACACATCTGTCTACTCGTGTGATGGCGCGGCGTGCAAAAACGGAAAAGGAAGCCGACAAATATCCCAAGCGATGA